From the genome of Arthrobacter sp. SLBN-122:
GGGCGTCCTCGATGCTGCCGAACATTTCGACGGCCGGTTGCCGGAGCTGTTCTGTGGGTTTGACCGGGGCGAGTTCCCCGGGCCTGTTCCCTATCCCACCGCGTGCTCACCGCAGGCCTGGGCGGCGGCGGCGCCGGTGCAGCTGGCGCGGATCCTGCTGCGCTTCGACCCCGTCTTTACCCGCGGGGTAGTGCACCTGGCACCGATCCTGCCGGAGACCGTGGGAAGTTTCCGGGCGGAGAACGTCCTGCTGGATACCAGCCGCGTGACCATTAGCGCCGCCGGATCCACCGGCACCATTGACGGCCTTCCGCCGGGGCTGAAGCTCCTGGCCGAACCGCGGCCGCCGCTTGCCTACCCCGTGGAAGGAGTGGCGGCCGGCATGGACGTGCGCAGGCTGCACTGATGGCGGCGCCGCTGTTGCCTGTGGCCGGAAAGCGGTGGACCGCCTACGGCAGGGGGCGCTCCAGCACGAAGTCGTGTTCCACCGTGCTGCCCAGCCGGAAGGACTTGGTCCCCACCTTCCGGAAGCCTGATTTGTCGTAGAAGCGGATGGCACGGGCATTCTGGCTGTTGACCCCCAGCCAGGCTCCGGCGCCGCCCAGGGCTGCCGCTGCCTGCAGGCTTGCGTGCATCAGTTCAGCGGCGGCGCCCAGCCCGTGATAGTCGGGATGGACATAGCATTTGCTGATCTCCACGGACGGCAGCAGGGTCAGGACTGAGGTTACGTCCGGATCCGCCGCGGGCCGGTCCACCAGCAGGCTGTAGCCGTTAAGCTGCCCGTCCGCGTCGATGACCAGGATGGTGGTGTCCGGGTCCGCGAGGTACTCCTCAAAGTGGTCCTCGCTGAGGGTGTCGGCCAGGTGGGCGGCAATGTCGGCAGGCGACGACGACGGCGGGCAGGCCAGCGGAAAGGTGACGGCCGCCAGCGCGGCCAGTGCGCCGGCGTCGTCCGTTGTCGCTGTACGGATGGTGTGGGTCATGCGTGCTTCCAGGTCAGGCGCTGATGGTTCGGATGGGGGAGCCGGCGAGCCAGGCGGTGATGTCTTCAAGGGCGCAGCCGTAGAACTGCCGGTAGCTTTCCTGGGTGACGTAGCCCAGGTGGGGCGAAAGGACGGTGTTCGGTGCGGCCAGCAGCGGATGCCCTGCCTGCAGCGGCTCCTGGTCGAAGACGTCCAGGGCGGCTCCGCGGATCCATCCCTGGTTGAGCGCCTTGACCAGGGCCTCCTGGTCAACCAAGGGCCCGCGGGCGGTGTTCACCAGGATGCCTTCCGGGCCCAGCAGCCGCAGCTCGGCCTCGCCCACGGTGTTCTCCGACCGCGGGGAGAGCCGCAGGTGGAGGGTGGCGACGTCCGCGACCGTGAAGAGCTCCTCCTTGGACACCAGCCGGGCACCGGCTTCCGCGGCAGCGCCGGCTGTGAGGTTTTGGCTCCACGCCACGACGTCCATTCCGAACGCCTGTGCGTACGCGGCCACCCGCCGGCCGATCTTGCCAAGACCCACGATGCCCAGGGTTTTTCCGGCCAGCTCCACTCCCACCGTTGACTGCCACGTGCCGGCCCGGAGGGAGTTTTCCTCCGCCGGGAGGTGCCGGGCAATGGCCAGGAGCAGGGCCCAGGTCAGTTCCGGCGCGGCCGTGGGTGAGCCAGGCGTGCCGCACACCGTCACCCCGTGCTCGGCTGCTGCGGCAACGTCGATCGAGGCGTTGGCCATGCCGGTTGTGACCAGCAGCTCAAGCGCCGGCAGCTTCTCGAAGACCTCCCGCGGGAACGCCGTCCGCTCGCGCATGGCGATGACCATGGTGGTGTCCGCCAGAGCAGCCACCAGCGCAGCTGGCGACGTAAAGGGCTCGCGGTAGGACGTGACCGTGACACCTTCGGCCTCCAGGGCCGCGAAGTCGGCGAACCCGTGGGACACGTCCTGGTAGTCGTCGAGGATGGCAAGGCGGTGCGTCATGGCTGTCCTTCGCGGTGTCCTGTGTCCGTGGGTCACGTTCATCGTATGGCAGGGGCGGCGGACAGGGAGCCTGAAACTCCCGCCGCGCCGGTCGTGATAGCAATGGGAGTGATGAACTCACCTCTCTTTCCCGGCCGGTCTTCGTGAGCGGACGTCAATTGGCCCGCCTTCCCAGCAGTTGGATCCTTCTGGCCTGCATAGGGCTGTTGGCACTGAACCTGCGGGGGCCATTCGTGGCAGTGGCCCCCGTGGTTGGCCTGATGCAGGCCGACCTGGGGTTTTCGCCTGTTGTCCTGGGGCTGCTCACCAGCATTCCCGTGCTCTGTTTTTCGCTCGCGGCTCCGCTGGCGTCCCTGGCAGCCAGGAAGTTCGGAGCAGAGTTCGCGGTGACCCTGACCATCCTGGGCGTGCTGGCCGGGGTGCTGGTCCGATCCGCGGGCGGTCCCGGGCTGGTGGTAATTGGCACGGTGGTGATCGGGCTGGCCATCACCGTGGGGAACATCGCTGTTCCCCTCATCATCCGGCGCGACTTCTCACCCCGGCGCCAGGGCGCGGCCATGGGGATCTACACAGCCGCCCTGAACATCGGCTCGTTCGTGACCTCCGTGGTCACCGCACCGCTGGCCGAAGCCGTTGGTTGGCGGACCGCCCTGGCATCGGTGGGGGTGCTGGCGGGTGCTGCGATCATCTTCTGGATCCTGGCGGTGGGGCCACGGACCGCGTTCCTGCCGGAACCCGACGGAGACGGCGATGAAATCCGGCAGGCCGCGGTCCAGGGTTCGGCGGGGATAACCGCCGGGCTTACCGCCGGATTCGCCGGGCAGGCATTTTCCTACTACGCGGTGACGGCCTGGCTGCCGAGCTACCTCAACGACGAGCTGGGGATGTCAGCTTCCGCGGCAGGTGCCGGTTCCTCGCTCTTCCAGATCCTCGCGATTGTGGGCGGACTGGGCGTGCCGCTGGTGGCCCGCTCCATGAGTACAACGGCGGTGGCGGTCACCTTGGGAGTGCTGTGGACAACTGTCCCGGCGGGCCTGCTCCTGGCGCCCGGGTGGTGGTGGCTGTGGTCGGCCTTTGGTGGCATTGCCCAAGGGGGCGGCATCACCCTGATCTTCATCGCGATCATCAAGCTTGCCCGCGACCAGGCGTCAGCGGGGCGCATGTCCGCCACCGTCCAAGGGGTAGGCTACTGCTTCGCTGCCGTGGCCCCGCCGCTGGTCGGCTTCGTCCATGACGTTTCAGGGTCCTGGACCGCGCCCCTGCTGCTGGTCCTGGTTTCGGTGCTCACCTTCTTCGCCGCCACCACCCTGTCCGTGCGGAAGGTGCCCAAAGGTCGCTAAGGGGCCTCCCGCCGTCGAGCTTTACCCGCCCGTTAGGACGCCCGCTCACTTTCCTGACGAAAGTGAGCGGGCGTTCCGAGCTTTGCCGCATCAAATGAGCGGGCGTTTGATGGTGCTCCGTCGCCGGGCCGGCGCCCCGGATTTCGGGGGGCCTGTTGCGGAGGGCGTGCCGGCCCGGCGGACGGAAATTTACTGCGGGTCAGGCCGCAGCCAGTTCCTCCACGGTGGCCTTCTCGCGGGCCTCGGTGAGGTAGCGGGCGTAGGCGGGGAGGGTGAGGAAGGACGGGAACTCGCGGGCGAGGGTGACCTCCTCGAAGATGTCCCGGGCGTCCTCGAACCGGTCGCCGTCGAAGCGCTCCAGCCGTGCGAATTCCTCGTCCAGGAGTTCCTCGACCCACTCGTGGCTGATGATCTCGCCGTGGTCCGTGATGGCCCGGGCGTAGATCCACTGCCACAGCTGGGACCTGGAGATCTCGGCGGTGGCGGCGTCCTCCATCAGGTTGTGGATGGCTACCGCGCCGTTGCCGCGCAGCCAGGACTCGATGTAGCGGATGCCCACTTCGATGTTGTTCCGGATGCCCTGTTCGGTAATGGTGCCGGTGGTGGCGGCAACGTCGATCAGGGCGCGGTCATCGGGAGTGACGTCCTCGCGGAGGCGGTCCAGCTGGTTGGGCTTGCTGCCCAGGGCGCCGTCGAACACCTCGCGGCAGACGGGCACCAGGTCGGGGTGGGCCACCCATGAGCCGTCGAAGCCGTCGTTGGCCTCGCGGGTCTTGTCCGCGCGGACCTTCTCGAGGGCGTTGGCGTTGGCCTCGGGGTCCTTGCGGTTGGGAACGGCTGCGGCCATGCCGCCGATGGCCATGGCGCCGCGCTTGTGGCAGGCCCGGACGAGTTGTTCGGTGTAGGCACGCATGAACGGCTGGGTCATGGTCACCTGGCCGCGGTCCGGCAGGACGAAGCGGGGCCCGCGGGTGCGGAAGTTCTTGATCAGGGAGAAGATGTAGTCCCAGCGGCCCGCGTTCAGGCCTGAGGCGTGGTCGCGCAGTTCGTAGAGGATCTCCTCCATTTCGAAGGCCGCGGTGATGGTCTCGATGAGCACCGTGGCGCGGATGGTGCCCTGGGGGATGCCCAGCAGGTCCTGGGCGAGGATGAAGATGTCGTTCCAGAGCCGGGCTTCGAGGTGGTTCTCGATCTTGGGCAGGTAGAAGTACGGGCCCTTGCCCTGTGCCAGGAGGCGGCGGGCGTTGTGGAAGAAGAACAGGCCGAAGTCCACAATCCCGCCGGCGATGGGGGTGCCGTCGATGAGCATGTGCTTCTCCGGCAGGTGCCAGCCGCGGGGGCGCACCACGATGGTGGGCAGTTCCCCGGCGGGGCGGAGCTTGTATTCCTTGCCCTCTTCGGAAGTGAAGTCGATCCGGCGCTCCAGGGCGTCGGTGAGGTTCAGCTGGCCCTTGATGACGTTGCGCCACGTGGGGGTGGAGGAATCCTCCATGTCCGCCAGCCACACCTTGGCACCGGAGTTCAGCGCGTTGATGGTCATCTTCTTGTCCACCGGACCAGTGATTTCAACGCGGCGGTCCTCGAGGCCGGGGGCCGGGGGAGCGACCCGCCAGGACGGGTCATTCCGGATCTCCTCGGTCTCCCGCAGGAAACGGGGATCCTGGCCCGCGGCGATGTCAGCCCGCCTGGTCCGCCGTGCCTGCAGCAGTTCCTGCCGACGCTCAGCGGTGGCCCGGTGAAGCTTGGCGATGAACGCCAGCGCATCCGGCGTCAGCACCTCGTCCTGCCGACAAATCGGCTGCGCGGTCAGGGTAATGCCATTGATCGTGAAGCTGTCAGTAAAGCTGTTCATCTGAAGTCTCCTTAAAGACAAAAGGGAAGTTCGACGGCGGGTGGTGACGTACCTGAAGAGGCGGTGAACCGGACATCCGGCAGCGTGCGTAAAAGGGGCCCCAAAGCCGCCTCGCCGAGCGCAAGCGAGGCAAAGGCGGCTTTGGGGAATAGCACGCAGAGGATCGTCCGGTTTGCCGACGGACGCAAGCGCCGCCGTCGGTGGAAGTTAGTGGAACTGGCCCTCTTCGGTCGATCCGACCAGTGCGAGGGTAGAGGCGTTGGGGTTGAGCGCCGTGGAGATGGTGTCGAAGTAGCCGGTGCCGACTTCGCGCTGGTGCTTGGTGGCGGTGTAGCCGCGGGATTCGGAGGCGAATTCCTTTTCCTGGAGCTCGACGTAGGCGCTCATGCCTTCACGGGCGTAGCCATGGGCGAGGTCGAACATCGAGTAGTTCAGGGCGTGGAAGCCGGCCAGGGTGATGAACTGGAAGGTGAAGCCCATGGCACCGAGTTCACGCTGGAACTTGGCGATGGTGGCGTCGTCCAGGTGCTTGCGCCAGTTGAACGACGGGGAGCAGTTGTAGGAGAGCATCTGGTCCGGGAACTCGGCCTTGACGGATTCGGCGAACTTGCGGGCGAGTTCCAGGTCCGGGGTGCCCGTCTCCATCCAGATCAGGTCCGAGTAAGGAGCGTAGGCCTTGGCGCGGGCGATGCAGGGTTCGATGCCGTTGCGGACCTTGTAGAAGCCTTCGGCGGTGCGCTCACCGGTGATGAATTCCTGGTCGCGTTCGTCCACGTCCGAGGTGATCAGGGTGGCTGCCTCGGCGTCCGTGCGGGCAATCACGACCGTGGGGGTACCGGCGACGTCGGCTGCCAGGCGGGCGGCGTTCAGGGTCCTCACGTGCTGCTGGGTGGGGATCAGGACCTTGCCGCCGAGGTGGCCGCACTTCTTTTCCGAGGCGAGCTGGTCTTCCCAGTGAACACCGGAGGCGCCGGCCTGGATCATGGATTTCATGAGCTCGTAGGCGTTCAGCGGGCCGCCGAACCCGGCCTCTGCGTCGGCAACGATCGGGACCAGCCAGTCTTCGACGCTCTGGATGCCCTCGGAGAATTCAATCTGGTCGGCCCGGAGCAGGGCGTTGTTGATGCGGCGGACTACGGTGGGAACCGAGTTGGCCGGGTAGAGGGACTGGTCCGGGTAGGTGTGGCCGGAGTTGTTGGCGTCTGCGGCGACCTGCCAGCCGGAGAGGTAGATGGCGCGCAGGCCGGCTTTGACCTGCTGCACGGCCTGGTTGCCGGTGAGGGCGCCCAGGGCGTTGGTGTACTTGCCTTCCTTGTGCTCTTCGGTGAGCTGCTTCCACAGCTTCTCCGAGCCGCGGCGGGCGAGCGTGTGTTCTTCGGAGACGCGGCCGCGGAGGCGGACGACGTCGGAAGCTGAGTAGTCCCGGGTCACACCTTCCCAGCGGGGGTTGGCGGCCCACTCGAGCTCCAGGGCGGCGGCCTGCTGTTCGGGCGTCTGCTGGGTGGGCTCAAATGCTGCAGTCATCGTTGATCTCCTTGATTGAGCTCCGGAGGGAGTAGGTGGGAACCGCGTCGTTGAGGTTCCCACCGGCTTTTCCGGTGCGGTGTTTCTTTCCGTAGCCACTACTTTTCAGCACTTTCAACCCCCTTTCTAGATAAAAACACTGGAAAGAAATGCACTTCTTCACGTATCCTTCAGAAATGCCACCTTCAAGCTGGAACAGGGACGTTTCCCAGCCGCCCTCCACCGCCGCAGCCGAACTGGACGTCATCGCCTTGGGCCGCCGCGTCCGCCATCTGCGCAAACAGGCTGGGCTGACGCTCGATGGCCTCAGCGCCGCCGTCGGGACCGCTCCAAGCCAGCTCAGCCTGATCGAAAACGGCAAACGTGAGCCCAAGCTGACCCTGCTCCAGCACCTTGCGGGGGCGCTCAACGTCAGCATTGACCAGTTGCTTGGCGCCGAGCCGCCAAGCCGGCGCGCGGCCCTGGAAATCGAGCTGGAGCGTTACCAGCGCGGCCCGCTCTACGAATCCCTGGACCTGCCCAAAATCCGCATCAGTTCGCGGCTTCCGCTGGATGTGCTGGAGGCCCAGGTGGGGCTGCTGCATGAGCTCGAACGGAAGATGAACGAGCAGGTGGCCACCCCTGAGGAAGCCCGCCGCGCCAATGGTGAACTGCGGGCCATGATGCGGGAGCGGGGGAACTACTTTCCGGAGTACGAGGCCGAGGCCCAGAATGTCCTCAAGGAGGTGGGATACACCACGGGTCCACTCAGCCAGCATGTCATCGCGGACATCGCTGCGCACCTTGGGTTCACCCTCCACCACGTGGGTGATTTGCCGCATTCCACCCGTTCCGTGACTGATTTGAAGAACCGCAGAATTTACCTGACGCAGAGCCAGCGGCAGGACCACGACCCCCGCTCGGTGCTGCTGCAGGCCCTGGGCCACTACGTCCTGGGCCACGAGACGCCCAAGAACTACGGCGACTTCCTGGCCCAGCGGGTGGCCACCAACTATTTCGCCGCCGCCCTGCTCCTGCCAGAGCAGGCCACCGTGGAATTTCTGCAGAAAGCCAAAGCTGCCAAGGAAATCGCGGTGGAGGACATCCGGGACGCCTTCGCCGTTTCCTACGAGACCGCCGCACACCGCTTCACCAACCTGGCCACCAAACATCTGGGCATCACCACGCATTTCCAGAAGACACACCAGAGCGGCATCATCTACAAGGCCTATGAGAACGACGGCGTGAATTTTCCCCAGGACCACACCGGCGCCATCGAGGGGCAGCCGTCCTGTAAGGCATGGACCTCCCGGGCCGTGTTCGACGTTCCGGACAAGTTCAGCGCCTACAGCCAGTACACGGATACGCCGTCGGGCACCTACTGGTGCACCGCCCGCACGGAACGGTCTGCCAGCGGGGAGTTCTCCCTGAGCATCGGGGTGCCGTACCAGCACGTGAAGTGGTTCCGCGGGCGGGAGACCACCGCCCGGGCCACGTCCAACTGCCCGGATCCCACCTGCTGCAAGCGGCCGCCTGCCACACTGGCCAGCGAGTGGGCCGGCAACGCCTGGCCCTCGGCCCGGGCGCATTCGCATCTCCTGGCCGCCATGCCGCCCGGCGCGTTCCCAGGCGTGGACGAAACCGAGGTGTACAGCTTCCTGCAGGCCCACTCAGGGAGCTAGGCATGGCATGGCAGCGTCGCCACTCTGGGTCCTCCTAATGCTTGGGGGAAGCCCGTAATCATGTCTTCGAAGATCGCAGCGCGGAGAATGGCCTGGGCCTCTGCATACGAAGCCGAGCTGCCGGACCAGCGCTTCGTATCCCTGAGGAATCGAAAGAAGTCATAGACGTTCGTGGCAATCAGAACGGCACACTTTTGGTGGACCGCAAAGAGCGCCGCCATCATCTCGAGCAACCATTCAGGATCCATCGCGGTTACCGTGGGCGGTCGCAGCCTTGAAGCCCCATAGGCGTTGTAGAACCCTGTCAGCTGTTCAAGAACGAGCTTGAAATCGCATGTGCCCTCATGCTCTCGATACCACTGCTGGAAAGCGGGCAGCAACGCGTCCAGCTCTTGTGTTACAGCGCCACGCGCCAGCAAATTGATCCGGTTTTCGTCCTCGTTTTCTTTTCTTGTCCGGTTGGTACCTGCCATTGCTCTGCGTTGCTCCCTGGCCACCTTGATCCTCACCTTGTTTGCTGTTGCGGATAAGACCAAACGGTAAGGAGGAAGCATCCCGGACTACTACGCCCCGAGAACCGTATGTGGAAAGCGCCGGAAGCGCACTCGGGGCCTCATTCGATCCCCGCTCAGATCTTGGCTTTATTCCAGACGCGCCGGCTCACTTTCTTTCCGAAAGTGAGCGGGCCCTTGGGTTGGAGTCGCCAGAGGTGAGCGGGCGTTTGGGAATTTGGTGCCAAAGGTGAGCGGGCGTCGGATCAGCCGTGCAGCGCCCGGTACGCGTCCGCCGCAGCCGGATGCAGGGGGACGCCGGCGGTATTGATGAGGCTTTCCGCGCTGAGGAACTGCACACCCAGGCTGGACTGCGGGATCAGCTCGGCGGCGGAGTGCACCAGCAACTGCACCGTCCGCTCCACCGTGGCGTTGTCCAGGTCCCTGCGGCACAGGAGCAGGTTGGGAGCACCCACCGTCCATACCGCGGGCACCCCTGGATAGCTTCCCTCCGGAATGAGCACGCGGTCGTAGATGCCGCCGTACCGCCGGCGCAGTTCCGGCAGCAGTCCAGACAGGTCCAGGAGGGCCAGTGCCACGTCCTGTTGGGCAGCGGCGATGGCCGCGGTGGGAACTCCGCCTGACCAGAACAGGGCGTCCACCGTCTCCGCTTTGAGCGCGGCGATGCCATCGTTCAGGCCAAGGTTTTCGACGGCGGCGGTTCCGGCCGGAGGCGCAGCGGCACCTTCGGAGGTGGCCAGTCCCGCCGCCTCGAACAGCCGTGGCGTGGTCAGCGACGTGCCGGATCCGGGCTGGCCCACGGCGACCCGGCGTCCGGCCAGCCCGGAGATGTCCCGGATGCCACTGTCCTTCCGGACCACGCAGTGGACGTAGTTTTCGTACACCTTGCCGATCGCGGCGATCTCCGCTGCGTCCCCTCCCGGCTGGTCGGTGGCGGCATCCGCAAGTGCCACGGCAAAGGCAGCCCGCCCGGCCCGCAGTTCCGCGATGTTGTCCAGGCTTCCTCCCGTGGCCACGGCCCTGGCATGGTTCGCCAGTCCGTGGCGTTCCAGCGCTGAGGCCAGGAGCGTTGAGAACTCGAGGTAGAAGCCGCCCGGTTCGCCGCCGGCAACGATCAGGGTCTCCGGCCGGGCTCCGCTGGTACAGGCAGCGAGGGCAGACGGCAGGCATGCGGAGAGCCCGACGGCGAGGGCTGACTTGAGCACGGACCGTCGCGGCCGGAGGGCGGCTGGACCGCCCGGGGCACCTGAACCCGTTGGGGCGCCGGGTTCACGCACGGGCACCATCCCTGCCGGAGCCGGCTGCCAGTTCGGCGGCCGCTGGCACCGGAAACTCGATCCGGGCCGCCAGTCCGTGCGGGGCCGCTTCGGCCAGAACCAGGCGGCCCCCGTTCGCGGCGGCAAGCTCACCCACGATGGTCATGCCCAGTCCGGTCCCCGGAACAGCGGAGTGCTGAGGGGACCGCCAAAACCTGGTGGCAGCCAAGGCGCGCTCGGAATCGGAAAGCCCCGGACCGTCGTCGGAAATTTCCACCACCACCTTGTCCCGTTCCGTCCGCACCGCAGCTGCAACGGTGGCATCCGGCGCGTATTTGATGGCGTTGTTGAGGAGTTCATCTGCCATCTGGGCCAGCTCTGCAGGGTGGCAGGCAACCAGCGCCGGCGGCTGAGGCGGCGGAGCAAGGACCAGCCGGCATCCGGACTGTTCCGCCAGCGGCGCTGCCCGCTCCAGCTCACCCTGGAGGATGGGGAACGGGTCCACCGGTGGGGCAGGCGCACGGCCTGCGGGACTGCCGGAAGCCCGCAGGTAACCTTCGGACGCCCGGTGTTCCGCGGCCGCGAGCTTCAGTACCCCATCCAGGATCTCCTCCACCCGCTCGAGCTCTGCCAGGGCCTTCTCGGCGGCATCGTGTTCCCGGGCTGTCTTCAGCTCAAGCTGGAGCAGGTCCAGCCGCAGCCGGAGCGCCGCCACCGGGTTCCGCAGCTGGTGGGACGCGTCAGCGATCAGCTGCCGCTGCGCCGCCATGCTGGCGCTGACGGTCCGTGCCATGGCCGTGAAGGACCGGCTCAGTTCCCGCAGTTCAGGTGGGCCATCCTCCGGGAGGCGTCCCGCCTGCCCGG
Proteins encoded in this window:
- a CDS encoding GNAT family N-acetyltransferase, which encodes MTHTIRTATTDDAGALAALAAVTFPLACPPSSSPADIAAHLADTLSEDHFEEYLADPDTTILVIDADGQLNGYSLLVDRPAADPDVTSVLTLLPSVEISKCYVHPDYHGLGAAAELMHASLQAAAALGGAGAWLGVNSQNARAIRFYDKSGFRKVGTKSFRLGSTVEHDFVLERPLP
- a CDS encoding D-2-hydroxyacid dehydrogenase family protein, which encodes MTHRLAILDDYQDVSHGFADFAALEAEGVTVTSYREPFTSPAALVAALADTTMVIAMRERTAFPREVFEKLPALELLVTTGMANASIDVAAAAEHGVTVCGTPGSPTAAPELTWALLLAIARHLPAEENSLRAGTWQSTVGVELAGKTLGIVGLGKIGRRVAAYAQAFGMDVVAWSQNLTAGAAAEAGARLVSKEELFTVADVATLHLRLSPRSENTVGEAELRLLGPEGILVNTARGPLVDQEALVKALNQGWIRGAALDVFDQEPLQAGHPLLAAPNTVLSPHLGYVTQESYRQFYGCALEDITAWLAGSPIRTISA
- a CDS encoding MFS transporter: MSGRQLARLPSSWILLACIGLLALNLRGPFVAVAPVVGLMQADLGFSPVVLGLLTSIPVLCFSLAAPLASLAARKFGAEFAVTLTILGVLAGVLVRSAGGPGLVVIGTVVIGLAITVGNIAVPLIIRRDFSPRRQGAAMGIYTAALNIGSFVTSVVTAPLAEAVGWRTALASVGVLAGAAIIFWILAVGPRTAFLPEPDGDGDEIRQAAVQGSAGITAGLTAGFAGQAFSYYAVTAWLPSYLNDELGMSASAAGAGSSLFQILAIVGGLGVPLVARSMSTTAVAVTLGVLWTTVPAGLLLAPGWWWLWSAFGGIAQGGGITLIFIAIIKLARDQASAGRMSATVQGVGYCFAAVAPPLVGFVHDVSGSWTAPLLLVLVSVLTFFAATTLSVRKVPKGR
- the aceB gene encoding malate synthase A encodes the protein MNSFTDSFTINGITLTAQPICRQDEVLTPDALAFIAKLHRATAERRQELLQARRTRRADIAAGQDPRFLRETEEIRNDPSWRVAPPAPGLEDRRVEITGPVDKKMTINALNSGAKVWLADMEDSSTPTWRNVIKGQLNLTDALERRIDFTSEEGKEYKLRPAGELPTIVVRPRGWHLPEKHMLIDGTPIAGGIVDFGLFFFHNARRLLAQGKGPYFYLPKIENHLEARLWNDIFILAQDLLGIPQGTIRATVLIETITAAFEMEEILYELRDHASGLNAGRWDYIFSLIKNFRTRGPRFVLPDRGQVTMTQPFMRAYTEQLVRACHKRGAMAIGGMAAAVPNRKDPEANANALEKVRADKTREANDGFDGSWVAHPDLVPVCREVFDGALGSKPNQLDRLREDVTPDDRALIDVAATTGTITEQGIRNNIEVGIRYIESWLRGNGAVAIHNLMEDAATAEISRSQLWQWIYARAITDHGEIISHEWVEELLDEEFARLERFDGDRFEDARDIFEEVTLAREFPSFLTLPAYARYLTEAREKATVEELAAA
- the aceA gene encoding isocitrate lyase, which translates into the protein MTAAFEPTQQTPEQQAAALELEWAANPRWEGVTRDYSASDVVRLRGRVSEEHTLARRGSEKLWKQLTEEHKEGKYTNALGALTGNQAVQQVKAGLRAIYLSGWQVAADANNSGHTYPDQSLYPANSVPTVVRRINNALLRADQIEFSEGIQSVEDWLVPIVADAEAGFGGPLNAYELMKSMIQAGASGVHWEDQLASEKKCGHLGGKVLIPTQQHVRTLNAARLAADVAGTPTVVIARTDAEAATLITSDVDERDQEFITGERTAEGFYKVRNGIEPCIARAKAYAPYSDLIWMETGTPDLELARKFAESVKAEFPDQMLSYNCSPSFNWRKHLDDATIAKFQRELGAMGFTFQFITLAGFHALNYSMFDLAHGYAREGMSAYVELQEKEFASESRGYTATKHQREVGTGYFDTISTALNPNASTLALVGSTEEGQFH
- a CDS encoding helix-turn-helix transcriptional regulator codes for the protein MHFFTYPSEMPPSSWNRDVSQPPSTAAAELDVIALGRRVRHLRKQAGLTLDGLSAAVGTAPSQLSLIENGKREPKLTLLQHLAGALNVSIDQLLGAEPPSRRAALEIELERYQRGPLYESLDLPKIRISSRLPLDVLEAQVGLLHELERKMNEQVATPEEARRANGELRAMMRERGNYFPEYEAEAQNVLKEVGYTTGPLSQHVIADIAAHLGFTLHHVGDLPHSTRSVTDLKNRRIYLTQSQRQDHDPRSVLLQALGHYVLGHETPKNYGDFLAQRVATNYFAAALLLPEQATVEFLQKAKAAKEIAVEDIRDAFAVSYETAAHRFTNLATKHLGITTHFQKTHQSGIIYKAYENDGVNFPQDHTGAIEGQPSCKAWTSRAVFDVPDKFSAYSQYTDTPSGTYWCTARTERSASGEFSLSIGVPYQHVKWFRGRETTARATSNCPDPTCCKRPPATLASEWAGNAWPSARAHSHLLAAMPPGAFPGVDETEVYSFLQAHSGS
- a CDS encoding TAXI family TRAP transporter solute-binding subunit, translated to MVPVREPGAPTGSGAPGGPAALRPRRSVLKSALAVGLSACLPSALAACTSGARPETLIVAGGEPGGFYLEFSTLLASALERHGLANHARAVATGGSLDNIAELRAGRAAFAVALADAATDQPGGDAAEIAAIGKVYENYVHCVVRKDSGIRDISGLAGRRVAVGQPGSGTSLTTPRLFEAAGLATSEGAAAPPAGTAAVENLGLNDGIAALKAETVDALFWSGGVPTAAIAAAQQDVALALLDLSGLLPELRRRYGGIYDRVLIPEGSYPGVPAVWTVGAPNLLLCRRDLDNATVERTVQLLVHSAAELIPQSSLGVQFLSAESLINTAGVPLHPAAADAYRALHG
- a CDS encoding sensor histidine kinase translates to MRLRVLGILSVLCLAVVFLISGTILGSASRELTQELQINRAASLNRLAQVAFDAAGDGDTVRLQREMDTYSGLYGEGIVVRVQQQTLASGGLDAGQPGVQDALSLGRLNVSNTSLEPLEPFGSNSRVIFRPFGSASQVLGAVVLDVDAATAQQKLRERWLAVAIAALALAAVLLVGAARVTGWVLRPVLRLDSAVHQLERTGQAGRLPEDGPPELRELSRSFTAMARTVSASMAAQRQLIADASHQLRNPVAALRLRLDLLQLELKTAREHDAAEKALAELERVEEILDGVLKLAAAEHRASEGYLRASGSPAGRAPAPPVDPFPILQGELERAAPLAEQSGCRLVLAPPPQPPALVACHPAELAQMADELLNNAIKYAPDATVAAAVRTERDKVVVEISDDGPGLSDSERALAATRFWRSPQHSAVPGTGLGMTIVGELAAANGGRLVLAEAAPHGLAARIEFPVPAAAELAAGSGRDGARA